The window GCCGTGCGATGGAAGGCTGTTCAGCGACACGGGGGAGCAGTCCGAGGCAAGCCACCACATGGATGAACCGGGACGACGGTATGCTGCGTGAAAGAAGCCAGGCGCAAGGGGCCGCCTCCAGCGATTCCGGTCGGTTGTGAAATGTCCACGGAGGcactcccggaggggcagaaagTGGGTGAGGGCTTGCCTAGGGCTGGGGGAGCAGGTAAGGACTGCTCGTGGGGAAGGGGCTTCTTCTTAGGGagatgaaaattttctaaaattgatagtGGGTACACGATTCTGAAATATACTAAACTATCGCGTtaaacactttaaatgggtgagttGTGTGGTATGTGCATTATATCTCAATAGAGgcgttatttaaaaaaaaaaaaaaaaaaaaaaaaaaaaaaaaaaaagcacttggaGTCTTCAGAAAGCGCAGAGCACACTCATCTCCAGAGAGTCAGGTGGTTTACAGACGGGGTGAGCGGGCGCGAGGGGCGGGCCACGTGCACAGGCTCCTAGTTCTGTCCGGAGAGCCCGCTTTCCCCAGCCTCTTCCTCAAATGGGACCAACCGCTCTTtcaaaggaggaagaaagcaaCCCGTTTCACAAGTTTCGATTTCACCGGGCAACAGGCTCCCAGCgcaaccctcccctcccctgtcagcCTCAGCAGAGAGGCTAGAGCAAACGCGGCCCCTCTGCTGGCTGCCTGCCAGGTGGGGCCTTCCCAGGGGTCAGAGGACGCTTCATGAGTGGGAGAGCACCTGCCACGGAAAGGACAGCTGACAGCACGAGTTAGGGGCGTTGTGAGACCATCCCCATCATCGCCCCGGTTTTTTAGGCTAGGAAAGGCTCCGAGTGGCCAAGGTCCTCTGGCCGGCACGTTGTAGaactggtattttttttgttcgttcgtatttttctgaagttagaagcagggaggcagtcagacagactcccgcatgtgcccgaccaggatccaccggcatgctcaccagggggcgatgctctgcccatctggggcgttgctccgtttcCTCCAgtgccactctagtgcctgaggcggaggccatagagccatcctcagcgcctgggccaactttgctccaatggagccttggctgcgggagaggaagagagagatagagaggaaggagagggggaagggtgaaggaggagatggacgcttctcctatgtgccctggccgggaatcaaacctgggacttccacacactgggccgacgctctactgctgagccaatcggccagggctgtggAGCTGGTATTTAAATGCAGATTTGTCTGACTCCGAAGGTCATGTTCATCTTTGATGTTCCCTTCTCTTTACACTCATTCTCCTGTGAGAATCACACGGTGGTTGCAAAACACATCACAAAAGGGAGAACTAGCTGAGAAAGAAGTCTCATCACCCAGAAGTAACTGGTTCATGCGTTGGCACGTGGCCTCCAGAGTCACACGAATGTGCGCGTGTCATGATGGAAACAGCGCATAAGCTCTTCTTCATGTCATCAAACAGTCATCAAAAACACGACTGTAAATGGCTGCTTACAACTCCATCCATGGCCACATCAGAGCCCGTTTATCCCCTCTCCACCCGTCCAGGGGCCCCAGGCGACAGCCAAGGTCAGCAGATGCGAGAATAGAAGCGATTGCAGAATGCAGGAGGCCAGCTGCTGCCCAAGAGCCACTCTACCCGTTTCTAGGGAATGACCATGCATCCATTAATCATTGTTCGTTAATCTACCCCTTAGCTGACGGTGTTGGCTGCTGAATTCTTCCCAGGGGCCCCGGACCCTCGTCCCCAAATTTGAAGCTTGGGTTAGAGACCCCACTGGTTATTCTCAGAGCCCCATTTCCTGCCAGCTCCTCCGGGACACATAATTCTAAATGTGCTGGGTGTGTCCCCGGTGCAGCGGGCAGTGCATGCTCCAATATTTTTTAGGAAGGATACTTGCATCCAGCTTCCAGGCACAAGCTCCTTCGCTTGGCCATGGGGAGTCCCCAGGGAGGACATATTGGGTGGCTCCTGGGCACACGGCAGGTCACTGCCCACAGTGGAGCCAACTCACCAGCAGGCAGGACGGTTAAACCCAGGCCCACGGCTCCTGGTCACGCTGGCCCTGGTGCCAGGGGGTTGGGTTACTGATTTCCTAACTACAATCATCGGCTCCTGGGTCCCTCAGCGCTGTGTTTCCTGGGCCCAGTGTCACCTCCCAGGCCTCAGTGGGGACTGGAGGAGTAGTAGGTGTCTGGGAAGGGCTCAGGGCTTTGCGGGCActgcccagctgtgtgaccttgaagaaACCCTTAATCTCGaacagcctcagtttcctcacctgtaatgGGGATAGTAAGAACCACGGGGCTGTGGTGAGGACTAGAGAGAACCTCTAGGCATAGCAGGTACAGGCAGCTCGGGCTCTGCAGTTGGACCGTCAAAGGCCAACTCCCAGCTCTTCCCCACGCAGGCTGGGACTCAGGtgcctccatttcttcatctgcaaaatgggagtgACGATAGGAGTACATCATGGAGCTGTGAGGCTGCAGTGAGTTAATGTACCTCAGGCACTTCAAACCTGACAAATACCCCACCTGGCAGGCAGCAGGTGTGGGTGCTACAGATGTCATCAGTAACAGCTGCGGttgctggcaggggtgggggaggaagcgCAGTGCCAGGTGCGCGCACACTTCACTGCCGTGGAGTGTCATCGCCTTGATTCAGGATGGAAGCCACCCTGCAAGCATTTGCCCAAGCTTGTTTCTGTCTGATACAGTGACACAGATTCTCTTGTATTGATTAGGATGGGAAAACTGCAAAGGCAAAGTTATCCAAAGTCTTAAGCCAAAGTCAATGAAAACTATCAATCTTTAAATTCCGTTTTTGTATTATCGTTATTTCCCCAGAAGTCCACGCAGACAGTCCACGAGCCCAGATGTGTCAGCTGGCTGGGCCGGAGCTGTGCGCTTCTTCCGCAGCCCGGGGCTCGGTGCAGAGAGGGCTGGGGTATCTCCGCCTCACCTGCTCAGGCCGCGTGTCcttgaatgagtcagcttctcagtgCCGTGTTCTCTCACCTGGATCAGGGGTTATGGTGTCTGCTTCCGGGAGTGGTGAGGATGAAACGAGTCCCCACCGGGAGAAGCGCTTGaccctagcacacagtaggtccttAATGAACGGCAGCtagtaatatttattataaacacaAAGCCACATTGAAGGTCAAGTGTACTGTTTAAAAGTGAAccagttttattttccttgcctggGAAGCATCCCTCCCAACTCCTAGTTAACTCCTACGGTTCCTTCTCAGATCCCACCACCTTCCTTTCTGCTGTGTTACCTAGGATAGGTTTTCAAAGCACCAGGTACCTCTCCCCTGTGGAACTTGTCACAGTGGCAGTTCACAtatgcttaaaaaaattaatgtctccATTATGTTGGGGACTCCATGTGCATAGTAACTGTATCTTTTATTATCTACTATATCCCCAGGGCTTTTCACCCTGGCTGGCACAGAACAGAGGCTCGAGTGGAACTGGGTATGtaacagggaggaggaggagagagagagagagagaaagagaggggggggggaaggaaggaggaaagaaaaagagaagaaagaaataaagaaaaagcaagaaagaaaagaaaagaaagaaggaaagaaagagcaagaaagaaaaagcaaggaaaaaaggaaaagaaaaagggaggaaggaagagaagaatctTTTAACCCCCCACACCTGGAGATTTCTGGCCCCCTACTCACAGGGACTCGCTTGCAGAAACTGCAGGGTGACTTGAGCCAGGAGACTTTGCAAAAGGTTGGGTATTTCTGGGGTGTCATGTTGGGGAAGAAATGGAAGGACGGACAGTCTGAGTTAGAACACCGTCCTCTTATACCTGGCCCAGGGCAGATGGCCTGTCTGGGTggaacaactgagctacccagccccccgcccccatgggtgcCCTCAGTCATCTCTGGGAGCCTTCCCGTGCTCTGGCAGAAGCTGCCTCAGGGATGGTGGGTGTGGCCAGCCTGGTGCTGAGACCAGCCAGCCTCAAAGCCTCGTCCACTAATAACCAGGGCCAGCCTGCCTTTCCCATTCATTCTACCCGCCTCTGCCAAACGGGCCAGTCACTGCGCAGACACAGGCCTCCCTGCTGTGGCCCTGTGAGCCCGGTGCCTGGCTCTTCCCACATTGATGGGACCTCCAGTCACCTCTCTGAGTTTTCAGCCGGGGGGAGCAGAGTTCTGATCCCAGGTGCCCCTGACTTGGTTCCTCTTGGTGGGGGCTCTGAATTGTCCCACGCAGTGAGGGATGAGTATGTAGAACATGCTCAGAAAACCTCTACCCGTGGGTGACAGGTGACTTTTCAAGCTCCACTGTTTGCTAGGACGTGCAATTTGGAGcatcacttaacctttctgagcctccttCCTCGAACGTGATCATTCCCAGGACAGGGGTGATATTCAGGGGTGTTGGCTGAGGTTCTACCATGTGTCAGGCACTTCACGTACTGCACAGCCAGCTTCTTAGTTCTTCCTCCCCAAACCCTGTGAGGCTGTCATCCTTAACTTCACTCACAGAGGGGCAAAGAGGGCCTGGGGAGCGAGGCGCCCCCTTCGGTGGGCCAGCCCACGAGTGACAGCCCAGGGACGGAGCCGGGGTTCTTTCAGTTCCAAGAAACTTGTTCTTCATGCTTCCCACGCTGCCACCTTCCCCCCACCCAACTTCCAGGGTCCCCATGAGTGGGCTGTGCTGTTTATTCACCACGATGGGGAGTGAGGTGTGCAGGGTGAGAATGCAGGCTCTCCACTCAaacctgggctttttttttttttttttgtatttttctgaagctggaaatggggagagacagtcagacagactcctgcatgcgcccgactgggatccacccagcacgcccaccagggggcgatgctttgccgtgaccagagccactctagcgcctggggcagaggccaaggagccatccccagcgcccgggccatctttactccaatggagccttggctgcgggaggggaagagagagacagagaggaaggggggggagggggtggagaagcaaatgggagcttctcctatgtgccctggccgggaatcgaacccgggtcccccgcacgccaggccgatgcactaccgctgagccaaccggccagggcccaaacctgGGCTTTGATGCTTGCCTGGCAAGTCACTTACCCAGTCTGCGCCTTagtctttttgtctttaatttacAGATGAGAGCGGTGCTCGCCTCACGGAGTTGTTGAGAAGTTTAAATGATACAGAGCACCCAAAACACCCAACACACAGAAAGTGCTTCCGACATactagctgctgctgctgttgtcaAAATCCCTCCCTGAGATCTCGTTCCAGGGCCCATCTGCCCAGCTCAGTCCGGGGCCATCTTCAACAAGCCTTGCTTTCTTCCATCGTTCATTCCTGACCGGATTTCCGAGCACGTTCTTGGAACCATTCGGATTCCGTGGTGGAAGCGCTGGCTGTCTCCAGAGCATGACCACTGGGGACGGGACACAGGGGGACGCAGGGCACACACCCGTCCCCTTGGGTCCATCCTGGGGCGTGGGACTGCAGCGCAGCTGGAGACGGCAGATTCCCAGTcacaggggaggagggaaggcgtCTGGACCCTCCCTCCGCTAGGGCGGTGAGCAGAAAGTCAGGGGCCAATGCCTGGAGAGGCGCTTTTCCTCTGGGACTCCTCCAGTTCAGAGAATTAGAGATGAGACCAGTATCTGAGAGAGACGCACAGGAAGAACTTTAACTTTCTGAGTGTGGCCCAGAGGACAGCAGCTACTTGCCCACGGTTGCACGGTAagctgagaaagagacagaaatcaaACCGAGGCCGGTTGTAGCCATGCCACAGCAGTCTGCGGACTTCCGAGACCGTGGGGTTCTGAGACGCGGTGCTGGGCTCTGCCTGTGAAGTCCAGCCGTCCCCCTTGCCCTCGTGGACCTCACGTCCTGGTGTGGGAAGGTGTTGCTTCCCTTTATTCAAATGTTCATGATAAAGAGCAAGCAAAACTcccatttattaagcatttaccaGATGTCAGTCTCCGGGCTAAGTGGGGCGTGGACTTTGTCTTGTCCCTCATAACTCTTCTGTTGGGGTGAGGGGTGCAGTGGAGTGTGACTTCCAGTCCATAAGAATCCCCTTGGAAGCATTAATGTCAAGAAGTGTGCACAAAGGAGGCATCTGGACTCCTGGTAGCACACTGTGTCTCGATCTGGGCACGATTACGTGGGTACGTTTATTCTGTAAAAGTTCCCTGAGTAGCCCATCGACTTGCCTGGATGCATGTTATACGTCCACAAGAAAAGTTCTAAAAATGTAAAGTCAGCGAAATAAGAGACCTGGCCTTCCATCCCCAAATGTGGGCTTTCCCCCTCTCCGACAAGGTGCTAACTCAGCTCTGTGACCTATACTTGTGCCTTTGCAAGGGAATCCCTGGAGATGCTTACACTGAGGAAGCACAGGGCCGGGCACTCCGAGGCTCACTGCTTCCTTGTGTGTAAGGGCCAGTGTTCCAGTTCTGGTTTCCTGACAGGGCCACCCTCAGCCCCATGTGCCAAGCGCTGTCCTGCGAACGTTACTGGAGCTGATCTCGTTAGAGGTCGGTCCTGCCATGAGCCTCAGTTCACAGATGACAAGACAGATACAGAGGGGCTGACGACTCTTGGACTTGTCATTCATTTGCGTCACACGCAACTGCTTCTCAGGACAGTGAGACTCACCCTCTGCTTAATGTGAGATTGGACTGATTCTCGAGACAAGAGGCAGAGTTTGAAACCCCTGCAGTCATAGATGCAAACAGTAAGCCAGAGAGTTGGAGTTTCACGGGTACTGAAAACGTCGATGTCGCTGTATAGACTGGTGGTAGTGTGGCCTGTCTGGGCAGATCAAAGGAGTCAGCCTAGGGTCAGACATGCCACCCCTTTCTAAGGGTATGGTATGAATGTGGGCCAGCTTTTCAACCTCTCCAATCTTCTGCAGTGGATGTGTAGACCGAAAATGGCAATCCCTAATTCATAGGACGACTGTAAAGATTAAGTAGGCTAATGATGTCAAAGCCTTACTGCAGCATAGTGTCTGGTCTGTGGCTGTCCTTTACAAATGGTACTTCTAGTTTTAAATCAGACATTGCTGTTGTCATTGAAGCCATTAGAATAGCTTTGTCTGGGGTTCGAGTGTAAAGAAAACGGGGGAAAGGGCAGGGGGTCAGaagggaggtgaaggaggagaCGCAGAGGGAAGACAGCCATGGGGGGGGTGTAGAAGCTGGGAGACCAGCATTTAGGTCTGTCTCTGACTTGCAGGGTGATCCTGGGCAACTTATTTGAGCTCTCTGAGATGCCGTCTCCTCGTCTGTTGCACAGGGCTGTTCAAATAAAGCAGTGTGAGTCAAGCTGATCGTGGGGCTGGCTCTTGAGAGAAGCTGACTTTATAGGTCGTCCCAACTACCAAGGGACACGATGCCCCTCGCCTGGAAACagaatgatggggggggggagtctaGCCCCTTCCTTACTAGGGTGGTCTCAAGCTTTAAATCCAAGACCAGGTTTTTGGGCCCCAAGATTGGCCAATGCTCTCTATCACCACCACCCGAAGTCAGGTAGATAAGCTGAAGGTCTGGTCCGTTGGGCCAGGGAGATAAGAGCCAAGACCGTTACTCTGCAATGAGGCCCAGAAGCGACCTCTCAGAAACTTCTCTATTTGTCAGTGCCCTGGgaggtgagaggaaaggagggagttCAAGCTTTCCCCCCGCTTTGGGCTGCCTGTCGCTCGCGCCCTGAGCCCcggagggctgggctggggctgaggagcAAACGTGCATTCATTGCCCAGAGAGACTGTCGAGTCCCCCACCCTGACAAGGCCACTAGCTCCTGGCAGTGACACTCAGTGAAGTCAGGGCTCAGCACTTACGGACCTCTTTTTGGACGGCAGGGAATTTGCTTGATTAAAGTTTTGATGTTTTGTTCATCATGgacttattttttttgcatttattgtgGTTTTTAAGAAAGATTACATTAAAGTATTATTTGTCTTGACTACTAAATTCTTTAGTGCCCCCTTAAGTTTTGCACCTGAAGTGAATACCTTGCCTGTTCCCCCCCAAGTCCTGAGGCTGGTGGGagatggggagtgggggtgggaggcgtGAAGGGCCCGCAGGGTGTCTAAGTGATTTTGCATGAGGTTTTTTATTCCAGCTGTTGCCTCTTGAAGGTATGCCTTGAGATTGGACAAAATGGCATATTCTAGATCAGCGATCTtcacctgggacaactttgcaTCCCGAAGGGCATGAGGAAAGGCGTGGAGCTCTTTCTGACGGTCTCTGAAGGATAAGCAGATTGACTGGGGCAGGCGCTTTGGCATCGAGTGGGTAGACACCACGCCTGCTGCTGAACTCTGTACCATGCCCAGGACAGCCCCCCGCAACAAAGTATATTGGACTCCAAATAGTAACAGTGCAGAGGTCCAGAACCTTGATCTATCCATAGCACAGAAAAAAGAGCGTAAGCTTTTCACACATTAAAgatggaagaaagagggagaggtagaaggagagtgagagaaagaacaagggagtAAGGGAAGGggtaagggaaggagggagggagggaaggagggagggagggaaggagggaggaagggagaggcagacagacagagagagagacacacacacacacatagagagaGAAAGTTTGGGAGCCAAAAAGACTTAGAAATCCCAGGTCCTCCGACCCCTGTGCACCCTTGGCAAgtggctttctctctctgaacctcattttTCACAACTGTGAAGCAGGGGTCACCATCCACTCTCCTGGGAACGAGGTGAAGGAGAGGATTCTTGGACGGCATGCATATAAAGACCTTGGACGAGAGGTGCTCAGGAAGGTGAGGCTCCCTTcgcctcttccctcctcccctcatgAGCCTCCAGCATCCTGGGATCCTCCACGCCATTTTCTGGGGTACTGACCAGAGAAAGGCCGCTCCTGGGGTTAAGACTGGGGCATTTTAAGGGTGCTAAGAGTAAGCATGTCTGGGCAGTTGATATCTGGggtctcctccagcacacatgggtgtttgactcccatatgtgtcaGTAGTCTCCAGAAAAGGCAGGACCCTGCAGACCCAGCAGAGAGCAGGTGAGAGGCTTGAGCAAATATCTTATTATCAGCTCCACTGCCTGCCTCGTCAGTGTGGGGCAATCACCCAGCCTCTTCCCACTTCCCCAAAAGCCAATATAAAGACTGCCTCCGGGACCCAGCAGCCAGAGATCCTGAGAGTGGACGGACGCCTCAGACTCCGAGAGGTGAGTGCTCCCCAGCTGTCCAGGGAGGAGGGGCCCCAGGCTTGCGAGGAAGCAGGAGTCTAAATGGCAAATAGCTAGGGAGCCTGTCTTTAGGACCACAGTGGCCACcgtccttcccctccttccccagtGTGAGTGAAATGGGCTCGGACTCCGAGCAGACCTGTTCTTGCAAGGACAGGGGTCTGGGCTGAGGGCTGTCCCGGGATCGGTGTTGGAGTTCTCAGGTAAAAGGGACTTTTGTACTTGAGCTGACACTGCCATGTTCTGTTCCTGATCCTCCAGGTCAGGGTCTGCTCACTGGGGGAGAAGGGGGCTCTCCAGTCTGCCCGTTGATCAACTACTTAAACAAACATTTCATCTCTGTTGTGTGACATGGGCCATGTAGGCACACAGGACACCCCCAAGGAGGAGAGGTGAAGCTGTGCCCCCCTCACAAGACTGAGTGGATATGAAACACCTCCTGCTCCTGACCCTTCTCCTGCTGGGGACAGTCGCTGCTCTTCATCTGGGTAAGTCCCGCCTTCCCCTCCTGCCCAGCTTTGTATTGTTTCCTCTTTCCTACACCTGTTTGGCTCTCTTGGGGCCGGGGTCACAGCATTCCTTGTCCAGTTGACCCAGCTCTTCTCTGGAAAGATTTCTCTCGGACTCAGACCTGAACACTCGGTCGTAGCTTCTCCACAAGTCAACACCACCCTCCTGTGAAGATGGAGGTCTTCTTGAAGGTGCTTCTTCCCACCCTCGAAATACACACACGTGTCAGCCAGTGCCAGGTTCTCACCCGTCTTGTGCCTCTCACCTTGCAGACACCCAGTAGGTCCCTTGGGGCCTTGGCTCCACCCAGCCGCTCTGGGAAAGCCCGAGTGGGGCTGCTGGAGCTGTCCATGGTCCTGGAAGAAGGGAGAGCCCGACCTGATGGCAGGTTACCTCTTCTTCCCAGAGAACGATGCCTCCAATCTGGACAGCCGAGAGACCCAGGCAGACCTGAGCCAGGACCTGGAAGGTTCCGGGGAGCAGGATGGAGCGTGGGCTCTGACTGGGGAGGTGACTCGGTGGGAAGGAGAGCAGGTGAATGATTCCAGCTGTCAAGATGACTTTGAGGACGAGGAGTCGGACTCAGATGCCGGAGATGAGGACTTGCAGTGCCCCACGGCAGAGGAGACAGAAGAGGTCCTGGGCAGTCCTGGGTGCAAGACCTGCCGCTACAAGCTGGTGCGGAAACGCAGAAGGTTTTGGAAAGCTCACGTAAGTGGCAGGGAGGCTACTGTGGAAGGAGGCCCAGGGGGAGAAGAGAGCGGATCCAAC is drawn from Saccopteryx leptura isolate mSacLep1 chromosome 1, mSacLep1_pri_phased_curated, whole genome shotgun sequence and contains these coding sequences:
- the LOC136388615 gene encoding proteoglycan 3-like codes for the protein MKHLLLLTLLLLGTVAALHLENDASNLDSRETQADLSQDLEGSGEQDGAWALTGEVTRWEGEQVNDSSCQDDFEDEESDSDAGDEDLQCPTAEETEEVLGSPGCKTCRYKLVRKRRRFWKAHKICRRCYRGNLVSIHSLAFNYRIRCLTSGINGGQVWIGATFRCQRLRWTDGSRWDFSNWAPCQPQRRGGRCVSLGTTGGHWRRRRCGTCLPFICAF